CATGTTTGTAGAGAATGCTCACAAGGCATTGGACTATATGCAAAAAAGTTTTGCCATTTTTGAAGAAAGTCTATTGTCTATCTCACAGGAAGCTAGAAATAGTACCGAAAAGACAGCCCGACAAGCCGAAGGTATGATGAAAAAGGGTGAAGATGTGATGAAAAAAGGGGCTAAACAGCAAAATGGCAGTAATAAAGGAAGCTAAATTAACAATCATGTTATTCTGAATTGAATAACATGATTTTGTATTATATGAAAAAATACTGTAAATCCTGATCGAATTTGCTGCGTTTTCACTACTGGATGGTATATAATTGCCAGTAACCCGACAGCGAGTGATTTATGAACCAATACTCGCATATAGGAGAGCGTTCTGCAGCCGGCGTTGAGCAAGCCCACCTTGAGTGGGAAGCCTGAACCGTCTCATCTGCTCCCCACCTGAACCTCAGGGTTCAAAATCTTAGTCTGTCGGGCTACTTTAATTCTACATCTACTGATTGTACGTCATTTTTTTCAAAAGTATCAATTAATTGACCGAGTCGTCCCTGTTTTAAAGCAAGTGATTCTCTCCAACCCAATTGACTTCTTGTACCGGTTAAGAAATCTATTTTTTTCAAGGCAGCACTGCATTTGGTTCCCCGCGAAAACCCAAAAAAACCATCAGGGCGTGGGTCTTCCTTGCGCTCATTTTCATAAGCTTGTAAACAAAAAATATACAATAGAGCATTAATAGAAAGTCTTTCCTCGGGCAACTTCACGTCTTGTTGTATTGTCGAGGCAAGGTTTATTGCATCAAAATAAGAGCGTTTCTTCAGAAGAAGAAAGTCATTGAACAATTGTTGGGCGTTTCTTGTGAGCACTTCTGTTTTATTCTCTGTTTGCATTCCCTTTAATAAAATTTTACTCCAGGGGAGTGGATCCAAGTGTTTTTTTAGGGCTGTTATATTTTTGGGTAATAAGGGAGCTAGTGTAGAAATATCTCTACTTTCTACCCAATCACGGGAAGAAGTAATGTAATCTTTTTCATAATCTAGAAAAAATTCTTGTGAACAGAGGACTTGCTCTAGCATATAACGCACAACCGCCTTCTCGGAACGACGCTCCTCGTTGGTAGTTGACAAGCGGTAATCACACAATAAAGGCAACAACTGAAGTTGTTCGGCAGTACAGTGGTAATGAAGAAGATAAAATACCACGGCCAAGGTAGTTACTATTTGTTCTTGTTTCATTCTTTCATGAGGAAGATGTCCTTTTGCATCAATTTCAGCACGTAGTCTATCGAATGGATATTGTTTCTTTGTTTTTTCTTCCACATACCCTAACATTCGAGTCGCACATTTTAACAAATTTAACAGGGCGGACACATTTAGCAGTGGATCTTTGGCTGAAAATCTTGCAGCTAACTGCTGAAAACGTTGAGGGTGATCGGCATCTTCCCAACCGCCCTCACTTAATGTGGCTTGAAAATCAAGCCACGGTTTTATGCGCGAATTTTTTCCGCCCACAAGGCGATTAATCCTAAGAGTATCAGCAGGAATTGATGACCAAAATTCGTTTAGTACACCATAAATCTCTTTTTTTAATGAGGAGACTAGTTGCTCTTCTTCAAACTGGTCGTCCTTTAACAACTCCCTTAGCTTCTGACCTAGTTCTCTATCTAGGTGAGAAAGGGTTGCATTTAATGCTTGGACAGCTATTTTTAATTTTTCGATTTTCATGTTTCTACTCCCTGAGAAATTACCCTACCTAGCGCTCAACTTTTGCTTTAAAAGTTTTAGAATAGAGCAATTTACCTAACTTAACAGGTATTTCAGAAAGTGCAAATAGTTTCAAATTTTAGGAATTGGTGATGATTAACTGCTCCTTTAGTGCCAGTAGTTGATCGCGTACTTTGGCAGCTTGTTCAAACTCCATATTCTTAGCA
This region of Legionella clemsonensis genomic DNA includes:
- a CDS encoding phasin family protein is translated as MQQNYITNWTNIMTRMQRPLQAMMELNTRTLQNISYLKPEDLSKIRKPEELMEKQMNMFVENAHKALDYMQKSFAIFEESLLSISQEARNSTEKTARQAEGMMKKGEDVMKKGAKQQNGSNKGS